tggactttctgacgggacgcccccaggtggtgagtgtAGGAAACAACAACTCTACCctgttgatcctcaacactggggccccacaagggtgcgttctcagccctcccctgtactccctgttcacacatgactgcgtggccatgcacgcctccaactcaatcatcaagtttgcagacgatactacagtggtaggcttgattaccaacaacgacgagacggcctacagggaggaggtgagggccctcggagtgtggtgtcaggaaaacaacctcacactcaatgtcaacaaaacaaaggagatgatcgtggacttcaggaaacagcagagggagcacccccctatccacatcgacgggacagtagtggagaaggtggaaagtttgaaatggtccacccacacagacagcgtggtgaagaaggcgcaacagcacctcttcaacctcaggaggctgaagaaatttgtcttgtcactaaaaacactcacaaacttttacagatgcacaatcgagagcatcctctcgggctgtatcaccgcctggtgcggcaactgctccgcccacaaccgcaaggctctccagagggtagtgaggtctgcacaacgcataccgggtgcaaactacctgccctccaagacacctacaccacccgatgtcacaggaagccaaaaagatcatcaaggacaacaatcacccgagccactgcctgttcaccccgcaatcatccagaaggcgaggtcagtacaggtgcatcaaagatgggaccgagagactgaaaaaccgcttctatctcaaggccatcagactgttaaacagccatcactaacattgagtggctgctgccaacatactgactcaaatctctagccacttaataattaaaaattggatgtaataaatgtatcactagtcactttaaacaatgccactttatatgttacatatcctacattactcatctcatttgtatatactgtactctataccatctactgcatcctgcctatgccgttcggccatcgctcatcctatatttatatgtacatattcttattcattcctttactcttgtgtgtataaggtagttgttgtgaaattgttagattacttgttagatattactccatggtcagaactagaagcacaagcatttcgctacactcgcattaacatctgctaaccatgtgtatgtgaccaataaaatttgatttgatattgtagTTAAAAAGCCTAACCTTTCATGTTTCTCTTCTAACAGCCAACTGCCTTAGAATATCTCATTTGTTAGAGTGCTAACAAGCATTGGAATCAGGGCTGAAAAGCAGCCAGTAGTTCTGTCACTCATTGCAAGTTGAATAATGTCATCAGAAGGAGTTAAGAGAGATGGTAACTGGTAAGAGAAGTGATAAATCATGAACAAGCATGCTGTGAACCCTCCGCttatgctgccccctatccaggcaaggttactatggtgttacttaGGAGACTTAATTGAATGAATACATTCCTGGAGGGCCAGCTGTCCTAAAGATGACAGTGAGAAGGGATCTTAGGGTTGGGGATGCGCCTCATTTCAATAAGTTATCTCCTCTACCCCTGCCCTTGTTCATTCCCCTTTGTCAATCTCAGACGTCCAGGTCAATATGAGAGTTTTCAGAAACTCTGCCACTGAGAGAAAAATAATAGCTTTGCTTCTGAAAAGTCTGTAAGCATGTATTTATTTCCTGAAATATGCCGAATTCAAGTGAGCCCTGGCCAAGAGCCCTGGTCAAGAAAGCAGCATACATATATTTACACATgagacacaacacaacataaaacATAACTATGGATGGAAGTTAAAACAGTGCAAAGTGCATAAAATAACTTAAAAGAGCAGGTTTAAAAACGTGCAATCTATGGTCAACAGCCCTCCAATTTCAAAGCATCAATCAGAATAGAATGATTTGGTTTTAATTCCTTCTGCAAATTGTTCCAAGATGACCGAGCAGCAAATCTAAAAGCACTTTGACCAAACTCAGTTTTCTGTGTTGGGAACCTTATATAAAATACAGTTCTGTGGCCTCAGACGAGTGTCTACCTGAAGTGGAGTAGGGGGTTACTTTCTTGATTTTGAGAATattctttgttttgttttctctgcatttaaaggcccagtgcagtcaaaaacgtgatttttctgtggttttatatactgtatttttccACACTATAAGGTTGGAagaatactgtgaaattgtgaaaacgacaataattcccttttagtgtacagtaagagctgtttgaaaagactgcctgaaatgtcagcctgttttggtgggatggcgtTTTGGCCTTCCTAGGTAcgtcaccaggcggtaaattagttaataggccAACAAGAGAGTTCAAAACCCCTACCAATAActcgttttcagttttcccctacACACGCCCATCCTAGCGAAATTATTGCTATTTTGGTTTATTTGTgactattttaattgaaaacaatcacagtaaggtgcaTAATTGtaacccagaaatgatttgatttttatttttttattttttatgtctgCACTGGACCTTTAAGACCAATTTGAGCTGAAAGAGGTTATGTTGGACAACATTAAACAGCTCCTGCAATTTGAGAATTGCCTCAACTAGTGTGGGAGAAGTGCTATTTTGGTGTCATCTGCATATAGATGTTTGGAGGGCATGATAAAAGAAAGACATGGATTACAATGGATTGGCATCATACTCTGTTTAAAAAGCTCATCTTTAATGCAACAGATGGTAAAATCTCTAGGCTTATGAGTTAATGTCAAGTCAAGTTCAAGTTGTCTAAATAAAGCACAGCTATCAGGGTTGTTCAGTCCATTATCAGACTCATAGACACACTTTTATCTGAtggtaaacaataaacaaacgaTGGTATGAATTGACCCTTCGTTAAGTCCCGCACCTGAATTTTGGGCAACCAATCGCAATGCTCCAATGAGAGCAGCTGCGATCAGTCCTGATCCCTCAGACAAGCTCACTGAAAGCCAGTGAGAGCTATGGCAAAAACGGAGAGTTTTAACATAATGTAATGgctaaataatgtaactgtgtaccAGTAGTACTTGCTACTGTGATTACTGAAATGCAGAGCCTGTTGGAGTATTTTTCGAATCCGCAATTCGACTTTTGTTGCATTGTTTACTAGCTCAATTGGTTAGCTAGCTCTCAGTCTCATTGACCACCAAACattgctaatgctagctagctcgCCACTTAATGTAACTTGTTTTCTCAAAatatatgttagctagctaagttaaccATGTTATGAATACAACTTCCATCTGCTGTTGATATGATTTGAGAGCACTCGTTAGCTCCAAAAGGGGTCATAGCTTTGACTGCTTGCTGACAGTGAATGCAGAGCCATGCAGTGGCTAGCTAACCTACAATAATAATTTGACCAGGTTCCTGCGAAGCAATTGTAATGACAATACACCACAACATATCCACGAGTTTCCTGATTAGCAAGGGGTAGTCTGTGTTTAATTTCATTGTGTATTAGAAAAGCAGTTTACAATTATTGTGAGGGAATTTCGCCACACAGTGGTTGAATGGGGGAAATTATttctttttttcacctttatttaaccaggtaggctagttgagaacaagttctcatttgcaactgcgacctggccaagataaagcaaagcagttcgacacatacaacaacacagagttacacatggaataaacaaacatacaatcaataatacagtagaaaagtatATATACAACATGTGTAAATGAGGTAgtataagggaggtaaggcaataaataggccatggtggcgaagtaattacaatatagcaattaaacacttcTTTGGTATCATGGTGTTTGAACATTTTGTTTGTGCATGCCGCCACCGAATGTGATGTAGTGTGTGTTTAATCATATTACATTTGTGATACAAAATGCTCCTGCGCCATACCAACGGGCTGGGAGGATGGCACACCCTGTAAttcttctgaagtcaaatctcgtaTACCCttatacttctctgcagctgccaccacaacatctattttctgtgatttacgttccatttatgcggtacagttgataaccattgcgaTGAACGCTAAGAAGCCAACATTACTGAAGCATAAATCACtcattggcctatccctctgtgctggcacagatctactactcactgGGATCCACCATTGACCaatcctctactttcttcactacctcagcatacaacaccttctgcactactctgaccacttcaacctgcctctctcgcatcGGACACTTCCAATCACCAGCAACATGGTCACCCCTACAGTTGGCACGCACACCTCTATCCACTGAAACTACACAATCCTCTgtcccatgccctcctgcacacttcccacatcgtagaatctccctcctacacgcTGCTGCGACATGACCAGAAATGTTGCACCGGATTCTGCACAAAAGCTCTAACAGGATGATATATCTTAATAATTTTCAACTTCAATTGCTCCATCTCCACACTTAACGCTACACAagaaatcactcctttcaatggtgcTCTGTTCTTGAGAGCAAAGCAAGAAACAGATCTTGACCCAAGTTGCATGATATGGAGCGCGCCTGTTCTCTCTGGTCAGAAGGTTACCTTCACTGATTCGCCTTtctcacccaccctgaaaccacaaatggatctgcCAAAAGGCAAGTGTGCACTTTCTCCAAAAACGTCCCTCCTAAGAGACCAGATTCTTCTTTACCATGTCCAACGATGCCAGGCTCTGGTTACAAGCTCTTTACCACACCTTCCACCTCACTTAACTCGCCCTCATTCATTTCCATTTCCCCTCAAGAACTCGGTCTGGCGCACAGCTCACTTTGTTTGCACTTGACACTAATCTTCTTCGACACCCCATCTCCATTTTTATTGCAATCTTCCTCAGATTCAAATCCAACCTATATTTTCCTCAGTCTTTtcaacctcctcttcctctttttccGCCTCCATTCGTCCTAATAAATCCACGTCTCTGTGCCCCTGTCCCAATATTCCTGTTTTTGATTCCCTGTTCATGATTCCCTGAATGGGGAATTGGGATTCCTTGAAAATGTTGTTTGAGGTTGCAACAGTAACCAAGGGGGGGGCAGAATTTAGCGAAAGTTCAATTGTTTTTTTAGGATCTTAATAAAACATGAAACAGCCTGAATAGTGGGCGAGTTCAAACACACCTCTAGGTCTATGTGATTAATATAAACATGTAAAGACTAAATTAATCAGATTTTGTTTACTGTGTGAAAGTGTTCAATAGCCAGTGATGTGTAGTATTACTACCCTCTAGTGTCAATACTGTGAAAATACGGGGAGGGGTCACTTTCACAATTTTTGTTGAGTCAGTAGAGCCACATTACTATACCTGCTAGATTTGTCTATGGCCCTGTTCAATATTTCACAAGAGTCCCGTGCATTTGGTGGTAGTGCAGTACTCGTCTGTTGTTTACGTAACCTGCCATGCATTCCCAATACTGTATCTGATACTGCGCAGTTGCAGCGCAGCTGGGATGTTCGTGAACAAATGCAGTCGGAATTACCGTTCTTCTAGCATCAGGATATTGTGGCCGGCAGCAGGATCGAGGATATGTCTTTCTCAAAATAAGAGTTCCCCTGCAAAGACATGCTAAACTTTGGGAATatctattttttggggggtgcagtacaactgtttttcacagcattgcaaccaCATTTgaagaaataaatatatattttgacgCTTTTTACTATGTATTATTTATACCAGCGTCGGAAATACTCAGTAGGTTCGCGACTAACCAAATCTGGTTCCTTTTTGAGGGGGACTGAGTCGCACGCCTTTTCGCCGACCCCTCCATAGACCCCAATGCATTACattgtaatatactgtacatgggaTACATGTTGGTTTGTAGAGAGAATTTTTCtactcagtagggtctctacTAACCAAATATGCAGTTTTGGACGGGGACTTTGTCGTAAATATCTAGCAGCACTTCGTTCTCCAACGTTCCATAGACCCCAATGCAATACACTGAGAAAGGAATAAATGTTCTCTCTACAAGCCAATATGTATCCCttgtacagtatgttacagtgTATTGCATTGGGGCTATACGAGTGTTGGAAAACGAAGTGCTGATGGATATGTACGATAGAGTtagagaccctactgagtatttccTACCCCACTTTAGCTGACACAGTTAGAAAAGTTGTCTTTCTACAGCCCAACATACCAGTGTCAAcgtagtattttttttattatgttggtcttaaaaatgtttttaaaaccaGATGTTgtatttgttttcatgaattgCTTATTGTATGTTCTTGTTGGCACAATAACAGTGGCCATTGATTAGATTCCATATCTATTGAATGAAATAGTTATTGACAGTAGTTATTCACTTTGCAATGTTTTGAAATgcgggcttttattttgaaagtttTCTCATACAAACGTGACATAATCATGTGTGCTGCTGGCAGAATAGTAGTGCAGTCGGACATGTAACAACTCTACCGGTGTTTTAGAAAaactgtaacctaactgtatCAATTGACATTGAAACAATGTACAGTATCTAGTACAAGAGGACAACAGCCACAGAATATCTTGGCAACCTTCACTCCATTCTAGTAGGTAGAATAAACAAGCGTTCTGGCAGCGGTCAAAAATGTTAGAAGGTTAGCTAGCTTTCTCAAGTGGACTAAAAGTAGAAGTTTGATCGATAACATCATGACAACCGGAATGGAGAACTGCGCCAAACCACTGTTTACATTTGGAATAATCGCCGACATTCAATACGCCGACATAGATGATGGCTTCAATTTCAAACGCTCAAGGAAACGATACTACAGGAACAGTCTTCGCCTATTGCACAATGCACAGAAAAGGTGGACCGCGGATACTGTCAAACCCCGGTTCATCCTTCAGCTCGGTGACATTATCGATGGCTTCAACAAGAGGCATGACGCATCAGAGCGAGCCCTGGAAACGGTGATGAAAGAGTTTGACTCCTCTCCGTTTGAAGTCCACCACGTTTGGGGCAACCATGAGTTTTATAACTTTAGCAGAGACACCCTAATGCGGTCGGTTCTCAATAGTACTACAGATTCTGAAGCAGGAGGGGGGCATCTCAGCATCTGTGAAATCTATGCATATCATTTCAGTCCAGCCCCCAAATACCGATTTGTCGTTTTGGATGCCTATGATGTGAGCCTACTAGGGAGAGAGGAGTCCAGTCTGAAATACCAGCAGGCTATTGCTATTTTAAAAGCCCACAATGACAATGAAGATCTGAACCATCCCCCAGGTAGGTCTACTGTTAGTTAGGAGGTCTGGACCTTTAGCCTATAGCACAGGTAGTGCACTTGCTCTGTTAACTGCAGGGTAGCTAGTTTTAAACGTTGTTCCCCCACAAGTGCTACACTAACCTCATCACATCACTTATGAGCAGAATAGCCTACCACTAGTAACTACTATTTTATTGATAATGCACAATTCCATGTAGCTTGACTGTGGAGAACCTAATGCCACAGTAGGCCTAATGCTGAGAATAAGAGGTGTTTCACGTGAATCTAAGTATTTGACACTTGTTTAATAATGTCTTTCTCCATATGTTTTAGCACCTGTGGGGATGGAGCAAAGGTTTGTGAAGTTTAATGGAGGATTCAGTCAAGATCAGCTGGACTGGCTAGAAGGAGTTTTGTCGTTGGCAGACAACAAACTGGAGAGGGTCACCATTGTCAGTAAGTCAAGTCATGAGGCCTACATAACAAATGTCATAGCAGTCATCATGACATTTGAGATCACTAATGTGACTCAATAGACAAATTAACTAAATAATGTTGACTGTTTTCTTGTACAGGCCATCTCCCTATCCACCCCAGCTCTACAAGTCCTATCTGCCTAGCCTGGAACTACGATGCGCTGCTCTCCATACTCCAGGCCCATAAGAGTGTAGTCTGCTTCATGGCAGGACACGACCATGATGGAGGGTATCACAGAGATGACTCCGGAGTGCACTACCTCACACTGGAGGGGGTGATAGAGACCCCTCCGGGCAGTGATGCCTTTGGTACAGTCTATGTGTATGAGGACAGAATGTTTTTAAAGGGATATGGAAGGATGTCTGATAGAATACTGATGTATCCATGATAATGCCAAAGATTCTACGGCTATACGGAATCTGGGGAGGGACAATTCCTTGGGTcctcatatacactgagtatacagaacattaaggacacctgctctttccatgacatagattgaccaggtgaatccaggtaaaagctatgatcccttattgatgtcacttgttaaattcacttcagtcagtgtagatgaaggggaggggaggttaaagaaggattttagaaggatttttaagccgtaagacaattgagacatggattgtgtatgtgtgccattcagagggtgaatgggcaagacaaaatatttaagtgccttttaacggggtatggtagtaggtgccaggtgcactggtttgtgtcaagaactgcaacgctgcagggttttttgcgctcaacagtttcccgtgtgtatcaagaatggtccactatcAAAAAGACattcaaccaacttgacacaactgtgggaagcattagagtcaccatgggccagcatccctgtggaacgctttagacaccttgtagagtccatgccctgatgaattgaggctgttctgagaggggggaggggggggggggtgttacaaatcaatattaggaatgtgttcctaatgtttggtacactcagtgtgtgtatatatatatatttcattttcTGAGTTAAAATGGGCCAGTGATTAAAATAAAACGTTATACCAATATTGATTTAAGTGGAAGACAACAGGTACTGATAAAACATGTTGCACATTCCATCTGGCCTGAGATTGGGTGCCAAAAGAGTGGGAGAATGTCTCTTCATAACATATAAACACACTTTCTCTCATAATATGTTACCTCAATAAGTTGATATTGTAGCTCTAAATGATGTTATTGTGGTGATAGACCTATTGATAATTACCTATGTATAATGAATGCTTTGACAAGAGTAAATTGATTAATCTGTATTGCACTGTAAGGGGTTCATTATTTTACCTTCAATAAATTTCATTTGATTTCTAAATGTTCCTGTAATAGTCATGCAAATTAAGTTTATTGTCATTACTAAATATATGCCATTTGACGCATTTATCCAAAGCACATGGTTGCCATGGGTCTAAGAGTATAAGAAGCACCATTAGTTAAATCATGACGGCACACATCACATTACATATTTGtaatgtgtatcaagaatggtccactatcCAAAAGATattcaaccaacttgacacaactgtgggaagcattagagtcaccatgggccagcatccctgtggaacgctttagacaccttgtagagtccatgccctgatgaattgaggctgttctgagaggggggagggggggggggggtgttacaaatcaatattaggaatgtgttcctaatgtttggtacactcagtgtgtgtatgtgtatatatatataattttccGAGTTAAAATGGGCCAGTGATTAAAATAAAACTTTATACCAATATTGATTGAAGTAGAAGACAACAGGAGACTCACGGCTGGAGGAGGCTCACGGCAGATCACACTTTAAGAAATATATTTTCTTTATTCTACTATTTAAACCCTTTTCTACATTTCCTTTATTATTGTAACATATTCAGGAGGTAGCCCTGACCGGGGCTTGAACCCAGATCTAGCAagtgtcaagccaacaccttaactGTTATTCCAAGAGGTCCAAACCTATTGATGAGGTCATTGGGTTTTGAATTAAAGGGAAAATCCACTCAAACTAtctttagatttaaaaaaataatattccactgttgatacagtcccaaaatgttctGCATGTCAGCAGtctcaagatattggactttcaagaagcaaactgactggttgcatcactatggcaactgctcggcctccgaccgcaaggcactacagagggtagtgcgtacggcccagtacatcactgg
The nucleotide sequence above comes from Salvelinus namaycush isolate Seneca chromosome 35, SaNama_1.0, whole genome shotgun sequence. Encoded proteins:
- the adprm gene encoding manganese-dependent ADP-ribose/CDP-alcohol diphosphatase, yielding MTTGMENCAKPLFTFGIIADIQYADIDDGFNFKRSRKRYYRNSLRLLHNAQKRWTADTVKPRFILQLGDIIDGFNKRHDASERALETVMKEFDSSPFEVHHVWGNHEFYNFSRDTLMRSVLNSTTDSEAGGGHLSICEIYAYHFSPAPKYRFVVLDAYDVSLLGREESSLKYQQAIAILKAHNDNEDLNHPPAPVGMEQRFVKFNGGFSQDQLDWLEGVLSLADNKLERVTIVSHLPIHPSSTSPICLAWNYDALLSILQAHKSVVCFMAGHDHDGGYHRDDSGVHYLTLEGVIETPPGSDAFGTVYVYEDRMFLKGYGRMSDRILMYP